The following nucleotide sequence is from bacterium.
GACTCGCTGAGGTATTTCGCCTTTGAGATTGAGCATTGTTGTCATTCACTTGACCTGCCTGGTTTCTTCGGACCGATGATACCTGGAAATGGGATCGGGATGGGCGTCGAAGGATTGCACAATAGCGTGTGTAAGAGTGCGAATAGGTTACGGATTCCGACTCACCTCGCCGAGGCGGCGCTGGCCCCGAACATAAGCGGCGAAATCCTGCTCACCGTTTCCCGGGACATCGCCCTTCCGAATACCATGGGACGCAGCGGTATTGAATCTCTTCTCCTGCGCTAAATGAATCGATTAGGATCACGATCGCTGCAAGAGCGAGGAAATCGACAATGAGTCTGTCTCCAGGGACACGTCTTGGTCATTTTGAAATCACTGCCCGTATCGGTTCCGGAAGACTTGGCGAGGTGTATCGCGCCCAGGATACCGAGTTGGACCGCGCGGTGGCGATCAAGGTTCTGCCGGAAGCTGCCGCACTCGATACGGGGTGGCTCGCTTCACTCGAGCAGAAAGTTCAGACCTTAGCGTCGCTGAGCCATCCGAATATCGGAGCCCTCCATAGCCTGGAGGAAGAAGATGGATTTCGGTTCCTCGTCGTTGAATTCGTCGTCGGGAAGATGCTCGCCGATAGCCTCAAGATAGATCCGCTTTCGGTCAACGGAGCACTGACGCTTTTCATTCAAGTAGCAAAAGCGCTGGAGACGGCTCATGGGAATCGCATCATTCACGGCAACCTGAAGCCGGACAACATCAAGATTATTCCGCCGGGAGGAGTCAAGGTTCTTGATTTCGGCCTGGCAGCATCCATCCAAACGCTTCCGTCCGGTTCCTCCACAGCTGGCGACTCCGATGGAACCACCACGTGTTTGAGTCCGGAGCAAGTCCGTGGACAGGAGGCTGATGAGCGCGCGGACATCTGGGCTTTCGGATGTTGCCTGTACGAGACGCTGACTGGACGTGCACCCTTCGGTGGCGAGACGGACTCTGATCGAACGGCCGGAATTCCGGAGCAGGATCCGAACTGGGATCTGCTGCCGAGCATTCTTCCTGAAGCCGTGGGCGATCTCATTCGACGCTGTCTGGAAACAGAACCTGAAAGCCGTTTCAACAGTGCGGGCGAAATGCTCACCGTCCTTGAAGAAGCCCACGAAGCTCTGAAGCGGGCCCCCGCACCCGTCTTGCCAAAACAGGAACTCTCCATCACCGCGCTGCTACCCATCGTTCTGAGTATTCTCATCGTAATCGTAGGCTTCGCCGGCGCCTACTGGCTCAGCATATCGAACTAGCCGATTGGACCGCCGAGAATACCACGTGCGTTTCTCGAAACTGAACCGCTCCTGTGACCTGCCCTCCCCGACCCGTAGACATCGGCCGACGGGAATGAACACCGTTTCCCCAGGTGGATCTGGTATCAGAGATGGCCTCCAAATG
It contains:
- a CDS encoding serine/threonine protein kinase, which translates into the protein MSLSPGTRLGHFEITARIGSGRLGEVYRAQDTELDRAVAIKVLPEAAALDTGWLASLEQKVQTLASLSHPNIGALHSLEEEDGFRFLVVEFVVGKMLADSLKIDPLSVNGALTLFIQVAKALETAHGNRIIHGNLKPDNIKIIPPGGVKVLDFGLAASIQTLPSGSSTAGDSDGTTTCLSPEQVRGQEADERADIWAFGCCLYETLTGRAPFGGETDSDRTAGIPEQDPNWDLLPSILPEAVGDLIRRCLETEPESRFNSAGEMLTVLEEAHEALKRAPAPVLPKQELSITALLPIVLSILIVIVGFAGAYWLSISN